The following are encoded together in the Salvia hispanica cultivar TCC Black 2014 chromosome 6, UniMelb_Shisp_WGS_1.0, whole genome shotgun sequence genome:
- the LOC125195500 gene encoding ATP-dependent DNA helicase PIF1-like, with amino-acid sequence MKLWSFAVTVCRHFSSKSAFGTSQKTGKFNYWIKAANRSKKVRTPKINWTDEQNRALEAVSNGKSVFVTGSAGTGKTFLLEEIIKRLKKIHGRSRVYVTASTGAAACALHGQTLHSFAGVGYGELDREGLLERVLSDKRACRRWRNVKALVIDETSMVDAKLFDGMAYVARTLREEDKETWGGIQLIVSGDFFQLSPIIEKTKTKEKGKKKRKKKGDVKVYAFEADCWGSSFDLQIELTRVFRQSDSLLVHLLQGIRRAEIGPEELELLVECCSVNEPDPDAVRLFPRISDVDEVNKEKMKGLGEEIYTYTAQDSGEKQWKRQLEIGIARDTLELCVGARVMLIKNISPWRKLVNGATGTVLGFCKLVDKNYGMSAGCSHGDVLPLVKFDSGSELIVEPETWEVRDGDKVVARRRQIPLILSWALSIHKCQGMSLDKLHADLSRVFGHGMVYVALSRVRSLAGLGLSGLEPSKIKAHPKVLEFYRGFSESGEGGSEVVVGKKKPS; translated from the coding sequence ATGAAATTGTGGTCGTTCGCCGTCACCGTGTGCCGCCATTTCAGCTCCAAATCTGCTTTTGGCACTAGCCAGAAAACTggcaaatttaattattggattaaGGCTGCAAATCGTTCCAAAAAAGTGAGAACGCCTAAAATTAATTGGACGGATGAGCAAAATCGAGCGTTGGAAGCTGTTTCGAATGGAAAATCTGTTTTTGTTACAGGCTCTGCTGGTACGGGGAAGACGTTTTTGCTTGAGGAAATCATTAAGAGGCTGAAGAAAATCCATGGCCGGTCTAGGGTTTATGTGACTGCTTCGACCGGGGCGGCCGCCTGCGCCCTCCACGGACAGACGCTGCATTCGTTTGCCGGCGTTGGTTATGGGGAGTTGGATAGGGAGGGGCTGCTGGAGAGGGTTTTGTCGGATAAAAGGGCGTGCCGGAGGTGGAGGAACGTGAAGGCATTGGTTATCGATGAGACGAGCATGGTTGATGCGAAGCTCTTCGATGGCATGGCTTACGTTGCCAGGACTTTGAGGGAGGAGGATAAGGAGACTTGGGGCGGGATTCAGCTGATTGTGAGTGGCGATTTCTTTCAGTTGTCGCCTATTATTGAAAAGACGAAGACGAAGGAGaaggggaagaagaaaaggaagaagaaggggGATGTGAAGGTGTATGCTTTCGAAGCAGATTGTTGGGGGTCGAGCTTTGATCTTCAGATTGAGCTGACGAGGGTGTTCAGGCAGTCGGACTCGTTGCTGGTGCATTTGCTGCAGGGGATACGGAGGGCAGAGATCGGCCCTGAAGAGTTGGAGCTTCTGGTTGAGTGTTGCTCGGTGAATGAGCCGGATCCTGACGCTGTGCGTCTCTTTCCAAGGATTTCGGATGTTGATGAGGTAAATAAGGAGAAGATGAAGGGATTGGGCGAGGAGATTTACACCTACACAGCTCAAGATTCGGGCGAGAAGCAGTGGAAAAGGCAGCTGGAGATAGGGATTGCTCGCGACACCCTTGAGCTCTGCGTTGGTGCTCGGGTGATGCTGATAAAGAACATAAGCCCGTGGCGTAAGCTGGTGAATGGTGCAACCGGGACTGTCTTAGGGTTCTGCAAGCTCGTTGACAAGAACTACGGGATGTCTGCTGGTTGCAGCCACGGGGACGTGCTTCCTTTGGTGAAGTTCGACTCGGGCTCTGAGCTGATAGTCGAGCCAGAGACGTGGGAGGTCAGGGACGGGGATAAGGTGGTTGCTAGACGAAGGCAGATCCCACTTATACTGTCGTGGGCGCTGAGCATTCACAAGTGTCAAGGGATGAGTCTCGACAAGCTGCACGCGGACCTGTCTCGGGTTTTTGGGCATGGGATGGTCTATGTTGCGCTGTCGCGTGTGAGGAGCTTGGCGGGGCTGGGTCTGTCGGGTCTGGAGCCATCGAAGATCAAGGCTCACCCCAAAGTTCTGGAGTTCTACCGCGGTTTTAGTGAGAGCGGGGAAGGGGGAAGTGAAGTGGTTGTTGGCAAGAAAAAACCATCTTAG